The Poriferisphaera corsica DNA segment GCCGGTGGCTGGATCGTAAATGATGGCTTTGTGAGTATCGCCTTCTTGCTCGGTTAGTGTGTCTTTGTTGAGTTGGAATATGCGGCCTTGGCTGTACTGAACATAGCTGATGTTGTCAGCATTGGGGTTATAGTCAATGGTGAGTGGGCGGCCTGGCGCGTTGACTTCAGTTTCGAGTGATGGGGTGTCGCCTGAAACATCATATTTGCGGATGTAGGAAGAACTGGTTGTACCGTTGTCGTTCGCAAGGTAGAGCGCATCGTTTGCATAGACCATTGAATCGATACCACGGAAGCCGCTGACGTCGAATTTGATACCAAGGTCTGTAACCGTGACGTTGCCTGTGCCGGTAACATTGCTGACTTTTACAACACCAACGGAGCCATCGCTTGAGCTATTGTTGTAGCCGCTGATGTAGGCGTTTGTGCCATCAAATGCGAGTGATAGTGGGCTGTTACCGTTGCCTGCGAAGCCAACGGTGCTATCGGGGGCGCCGCCGATGAAGTATGGGCTGAGGTCGATGGCTTGGCTGTGTCGGAGTGCTGTTTGTGCAGCGTTGACTTGTGCTCCGATCGCGAATGAGCTGGCGATCATAAAGGTGGCTGCAGTGCATTTGGTCATCGTTGTAAGTCTCATGTTTCTCTCCTGGTTTTTGGGGCGGCAATATTCAGAATAGAGGCTTGCCGATATCAGTAAAAAGTTAATTCATATGAAAACAAATAGAATTTTGGTTGTTTATTGTTGTGATTGTTTAGGCGTGCTGCGAATCATGTATTTGAGGTGACTGGATGAGTCCGAAGGTACGACGTAATTAAATGTATCCAATAGGTTACAAATACAAGGTAAGCGATAATGAACGAAAGTCAAAGGCTTTTTAAGATAGATATAGGTGTGATGTGACACGATTGGCTGTAAGTATCGAATAATTAGATAGTTAAAATATTCGCAAAAAGTTGCCTTTGGGGTGCAAATGGTCGGTTGGATATGGTGGCGAAGTTGTCTAGCTATAGAAAAACGCCAGTCGTAACTGGCGTTGAAGGGGCAATTGATTGTGCTGGGATTTACTCGACTTCGACACCAGATCGTTTGAGCAGGTCGATGAACATGCCCGTGAAGACGAAGTTGTGTTCGGGAAATTCGAGGCCAGCCATGTTGTGATCGATGTGTGAGAACATGAGGGAGATTTCGGCGAGTGGCTTGGTTTCGCCTGTTGCGGGATCAATGAGTTCAGTGACACCTTTTGCGGAAGCGCCGCTTTTGCCGAAGTTTTCCATGGTGGCGGTATGGCGGATGGTGTAGCCGGGCTTGGCAACACTATGGAAGGTTGCTCGGGTGATTTTGGCGAGTAGGACTTTTTCTTTGAAGTCGCTGGCGTGTCCAACCATGATGCCTGCGGTCTGGGCCATCCCTTCAATGATCAGGGAGTTAGGCATGACGGGCATGGCGGGGCGATCATCCGTTGCGGGGAAGTGGTCGTGGACGACTTCCTCGGCAGCGGAAACGTTTTTGATAGTCACGCATCGCTGCGCTTTTTCGATTTCAACGATTCTGTCAATCCAGATCCATCGCATATTAGTCTAATCACCTGTTAGAGCTTGTGTGGCGGTTGATTTCAGGTTCGGTATATAAACCAACAGCAAGACACTTTCATGTCCTGCTGGGGTTTTTATCGTAGATCCACCGATTGATCAGGCAGCGAGCTTGCCTTCGATGAACTTGCAGACAGCATCGACGGTGAAGACGTTGGAGAAGTCTTCAACCTTGCGGCTGCTGTCGAATTCGTCGAGGTTCGCGTGAGGCATACGGCTCTTGAGTTCGGCCATGCCAGCATCGGTGACTTTGCCGTCTTGAACGAAGTTAGGATCGTTGAGGACGCTATCTGGGAAAAGCTCAGACTGTTCGATCTTGACATCGAAAGCCTTTTCGAGGCGGAAGACGATATCGAGGAAGTCGATTGATTCTGCGCCGAGATCGCCAACGAGGGTTGCTTCAGGCGTGACTTCATCGTCGTCTACGCCGAGTGCGTCTTCGAGTACTTCCTGTACCTTTTCGAAAATTTCTTCCTGAGTCATTATCCAGTCTCCAAAATTACTGTTTGCTTTTGACAGTTGTCTTGAGCTTCGTTTTTATTCGGCCTGATCCAATGGGATCAAAGTAAATCGGCCTTTCACAGCCACCTGCCCGTCGACTGTGCCGACGCCGGTGAAATCATATTTATCTTGTTCAGCTTTTTTGAGGGTGACTTCGACCTCAAGTGTCTGCCCCGGTTTGACCATGTTGCCATATTTAAGGTTGCGCACTTCTTTGACAACCAGCGGCATCGTTGGGCTTTGGGGCAGGGCATCGGTAAGCTTGCGACCAGCCTGCACGAGTGTCTCCAGCATCATCACACCGGGCAGCACGGGGAAGCCAGGGAAGTGATCGCCGAGATATTCTTCGGCGCTCGTGACCGTTTTGAGGGCACGGATGTTATTCTCTTCTAATTCGATCACCCGATCGATCAGTTCAAATCGCAAGTTTCAATCCTTATATAGCCAATTGGAGCATAAAGCATGGTTGGCTTGGCGGTTATGTGTTGCCGAATCGTCATCTGGCATGTGCTTGGAGCAGGTCGAGCCGGTTACGCACATAGCATATTTGTCGGTTCACCTACAATACATTGGTTGGCACGGAGGATGCGATTTAACGGATTTAAAATGCGAGTTTAGCCGCGAAAAGGCCAATTCGCAACATCATAACAACTTGGATATCATGTCGCTCATGACCGCTAACGCAATGATTCAGGCTCAATTATCCTCGCTTTGCGATCAGTTCTCTACCTTTTTTAAAGAGGCGCCGACGCATGCTGCGATCGCACCCGGTCGAGTCAATCTGATTGGTGAGCATACGGACTACAATGATGGCTTCGTTTTGCCCATGGCAATTGAGCGCCAAACGCTTATGGTTGCCAGCTTTAGAGATGATGATCAGGTTCATCTTAAGTCCACAGCGTTCGATGAAAAAGCGATCTTTTCACTCTCATCAAACATCCCTACGGGTGAACCCACATGGTCGAATTACTTGCGTGGGCCGATCTCGTATTGCCTTGAAAAAGGCATCACGCCCCCATCAGGCTTCAACGTTTTGCTTGATTCTACGGTCCCGGGTGGCGGCGGACTTAGCTCATCAGCTTCACTCGAAGTAGCGATGGCAACACTGGTTGAGACGCTAGCAGACAAAAATCTGGATCCAGTCCAAAAAGCGCTCATCTGCCAGAAGGCTGAGCATATTTATGCTGGCACACCCTGCGGCATCATGGACCAGTTCATTTCGGCGATGGGCCAAGAAGGCTCAGCTTTGCTGATTGACTGTCGATCGCATGAGACCACACCAGTAAAGCTTGATGACCCCAACATCGTCATCATCATCACTAACTCGAATAAAGCACATGAATTGTCGGGCGGTGAATATGCGGAGCGTCGTGAGCAGTGTGAATCTGCCGCACGCACACTCGGCGTCAAAGCATTACGCGATGCGACCTTAGATCAGCTCAAGGATGCTCGCGAGAAGCTTGATCCTGTAACTTATCGCCGCGCATTACACATTATTACGGAAAATCAGCGTACACTTGAGGCCGCATCAGTGCTGAATAATGGCAATTTTCTTGCGATGGGGCCTCTAATGTTCGCATCGCACGAATCCATGAAGAATGACTTCGAAATCACTACCCCTGAACTGGATCTGCTCGTGACGCTTGCCGCTGATATGGCAGAGCAGGGCGTTATCGGTTCGCGAATGACTGGTGGTGGCTTCGGTGGCTGTACCGTCACGCTCGCTTACGCTGAGTACGCGATGCCGATCATGAAGTCGCTTTGTACGCGTTATCGTGAGCAAACCGGCATCGAGCCATCTGCCTTCATCACCCGCCCAGCAGCTGGTGCACGTCCGCTCACGGTGACCCAATACACTTCCATGTAAACCTGTGATCTTGAATATCCATGAATCCGTACGAATTTCGTTCAGGTTTTGTCTGCTGCGCTGCCGAGGATCTCTTTGAACCCCCATTTGAATCAGACTCCTTAAAAGTTATATAATCATGGTCTGAGCCCAAGCCATTCGCCCGGCATCAATAACCAACAATAAAGGCATGTCACTATGAGCCAGGATTCAATTGTCTATCTCAACGGCCAATACATCTCAAAATCTGACGCGAACTTCCCCGCTGAAGAACGTGGCACCCTCTTTGCCGAAGGTGTTTATGAAGTGGTCCGTATCTACGCGGGCAAATCTTATGAAATGACGCCGCACCTTGATCGCCTTGAGCGTTCGCTCGGCAAAACCGAGATGGCAAAGCCTGCGGATTTTGATCGTATCCCCGAAATCACAGAAGAACTCGTTAAGAAAAACAACCTTCCTGATTCCATCGTGTATGTTCAGATCACTCGCGGAGCAGCCCCACGTACGCAGCGCGGCTACGAAAACCTCACCT contains these protein-coding regions:
- a CDS encoding PEP-CTERM sorting domain-containing protein (PEP-CTERM proteins occur, often in large numbers, in the proteomes of bacteria that also encode an exosortase, a predicted intramembrane cysteine proteinase. The presence of a PEP-CTERM domain at a protein's C-terminus predicts cleavage within the sorting domain, followed by covalent anchoring to some some component of the (usually Gram-negative) cell surface. Many PEP-CTERM proteins exhibit an unusual sequence composition that includes large numbers of potential glycosylation sites. Expression of one such protein has been shown restore the ability of a bacterium to form floc, a type of biofilm.), producing the protein MRLTTMTKCTAATFMIASSFAIGAQVNAAQTALRHSQAIDLSPYFIGGAPDSTVGFAGNGNSPLSLAFDGTNAYISGYNNSSSDGSVGVVKVSNVTGTGNVTVTDLGIKFDVSGFRGIDSMVYANDALYLANDNGTTSSSYIRKYDVSGDTPSLETEVNAPGRPLTIDYNPNADNISYVQYSQGRIFQLNKDTLTEQEGDTHKAIIYDPATGTAWRSVSFDSDGNVTAATFQGIVVGNLNGDGNGYRKLDDSGAGVTNALQYGADNNVWVSVDIVEDAGDSDLIAYTLRGTTEVTDSTGSSRSIDANNVYLANLDGSVDGLSQIELTGAEDGIGAAWQNDTKQIMYDVDAEGNGTLLVVSFGDERLDVYTFAAVPEPASMALLGAAGLLILGKRRRK
- a CDS encoding hotdog family protein: MRWIWIDRIVEIEKAQRCVTIKNVSAAEEVVHDHFPATDDRPAMPVMPNSLIIEGMAQTAGIMVGHASDFKEKVLLAKITRATFHSVAKPGYTIRHTATMENFGKSGASAKGVTELIDPATGETKPLAEISLMFSHIDHNMAGLEFPEHNFVFTGMFIDLLKRSGVEVE
- a CDS encoding acyl carrier protein, producing MTQEEIFEKVQEVLEDALGVDDDEVTPEATLVGDLGAESIDFLDIVFRLEKAFDVKIEQSELFPDSVLNDPNFVQDGKVTDAGMAELKSRMPHANLDEFDSSRKVEDFSNVFTVDAVCKFIEGKLAA
- a CDS encoding 3-hydroxyacyl-ACP dehydratase FabZ family protein encodes the protein MRFELIDRVIELEENNIRALKTVTSAEEYLGDHFPGFPVLPGVMMLETLVQAGRKLTDALPQSPTMPLVVKEVRNLKYGNMVKPGQTLEVEVTLKKAEQDKYDFTGVGTVDGQVAVKGRFTLIPLDQAE
- the galK gene encoding galactokinase, which gives rise to MTANAMIQAQLSSLCDQFSTFFKEAPTHAAIAPGRVNLIGEHTDYNDGFVLPMAIERQTLMVASFRDDDQVHLKSTAFDEKAIFSLSSNIPTGEPTWSNYLRGPISYCLEKGITPPSGFNVLLDSTVPGGGGLSSSASLEVAMATLVETLADKNLDPVQKALICQKAEHIYAGTPCGIMDQFISAMGQEGSALLIDCRSHETTPVKLDDPNIVIIITNSNKAHELSGGEYAERREQCESAARTLGVKALRDATLDQLKDAREKLDPVTYRRALHIITENQRTLEAASVLNNGNFLAMGPLMFASHESMKNDFEITTPELDLLVTLAADMAEQGVIGSRMTGGGFGGCTVTLAYAEYAMPIMKSLCTRYREQTGIEPSAFITRPAAGARPLTVTQYTSM